The following are from one region of the Capsicum annuum cultivar UCD-10X-F1 chromosome 1, UCD10Xv1.1, whole genome shotgun sequence genome:
- the LOC107864089 gene encoding auxin response factor 9 isoform X3 produces the protein MANKNNGCCKTQQQRKVSPQGQLVDVPKDGERVFYFPQGHMEQLETSMNQEMNLRVPSSFSLKPNILCRVIHIHFLAEEDTDELYAQITLMPVAPDEAPEPNRPEPPPPVPARPKVHSFCKVLTASDTSTHGGFSVLRKHANECLPPLDMNQQIPTQELIAKDLHNVEWHFKHIFRGQPRRHLLTTGWSTFVSAKRLVAGDSFVFLRGENGELRVGVKRLGRQQSSMPSSVMSRQSMHLGVLATASHAVTTHTMFVVYYKPRTTQFLVGVNKYLEAVKRGYSVGTRFKMQFESEENPERRYMGTIVGVDDLSSEWKHSKWRSLKVQWDEPASILRPDRVSPWEIEPYVSPFPDPLIHSIAGKNKRHRLHTDIKISEPSSSIVSAIWNPSIDSPQFNTSGINNSTSTLASHAEGGWPLAHLNALSSMLVDEAEDSKSASALSGFPSVLTPQYGLGTNQPIVGSADERKCDNVTTCRLFGIDLKSSSIGTNEAPLQQPATISCGSAEKAPPNTVPAGDSDQNSDLSIDLKDQISHLQVLLKEVQSKPSCSTRTRTKVQMQGVAVGRAVDLTKLKGYDELTKELEEMFEIQGELHSRNKWDIVFTDDEGDMMLMADYPWQDFCNVVRRIFICSTQDMKKLTLSRADS, from the exons ATGGCGAATAAGAATAATGGGTGTTGTAAGACTCAGCAGCAGAGAAAAGTTTCACCTCAAG GTCAATTAGTTGATGTTCCAAAAGATGGTGAAAGAGTTTTCTACTTCCCCCAAGGTCACATggaacaa CTGGAAACATCAATGAATCAAGAAATGAACTTGAGAGTTCCATCATCATTCAGTCTCAAACCGAATATCCTTTGTCGTGTTATTCACATTCATTTCCTG GCTGAGGAAGATACTGATGAGTTATATGCACAGATCACTTTGATGCCAGTGGCACCAGAT GAGGCACCTGAGCCGAATCGTCCTGAACCACCCCCTCCAGTGCCTGCAAGGCCTAAAGTTCATTCCTTCTGTAAGGTTTTGACTGCCTCCGATACGAGCACTCATGGTGGATTTTCTGTTTTAAGGAAGCATGCTAATGAATGCCTTCCTCCCCTG GACATGAACCAGCAGATTCCGACTCAGGAATTGATCGCGAAAGACCTTCATAATGTTGAGTGGCACTTCAAACATATATTTAGAG GTCAACCTCGTAGGCATTTGCTTACCACAGGATGGAGTACCTTTGTTTCTGCAAAGAGATTAGTGGCTGGGGATTCTTTTGTATTCTTGAG GGGTGAGAATGGAGAACTACGAGTTGGGGTCAAACGTCTTGGTCGCCAGCAAAGCTCAATGCCGTCATCAGTGATGTCAAGACAGAGTATGCATCTGGGGGTCTTAGCTACAGCATCTCATGCTGTTACAACCCACACGATGTTTGTTGTTTACTACAAACCGAG AACCACTCAGTTCCTCGTTGGCGTCAACAAATACTTAGAGGCTGTTAAACGTGGATATTCAGTTGGCACGCGATTTAAAATGCAGTTTGAATCGGAAGAGAATCCTGAGAGAAG aTATATGGGCACTATAGTTGGGGTTGATGATCTTTCCTCTGAATGGAAACATTCTAAGTGGCGATCCTTGAAG GTTCAATGGGACGAGCCTGCGTCCATTTTAAGGCCTGACAGAGTTTCTCCTTGGGAAATCGAACCTTATGTGTCTCCATTCCCAGATCCCCTTATCCACTCAATCGCAGGGAAGAACAAAAGGCATCGGCTACATACTGATATCAAAATATCAG AACCTTCATCCTCAATTGTATCAGCGATTTGGAATCCTTCCATTGATTCGCCTCAGTTTAACACCTCTGGCATCAACAACAGTACTAGCACATTAGCGTCTCATGCAGAGGGTGGTTGGCCGCTTGCTCATTTAAATGCTCTGTCGAGTATGCTTGTGGATGAGGCAGAAGATAGTAAAAGTGCCTCGGCTTTGTCTGGTTTTCCATCCGTTTTGACCCCGCAATATGGGCTAGGGACTAATCAGCCGATTGTTGGTTCTGCTGATGAGAGGAAATGTGATAATGTAACAACCTGTAGACTATTTGGTATCGACTTGAAAAGTTCCTCAATCGGTACTAATGAGGCCCCACTGCAACAGCCAGCCACTATTTCTTGTGGCTCTGCAGAGAAAGCACCTCCAAACACGGTGCCTGCTGGTGACTCAGATCAAAACTCCGACCTTTCAATTGACCTTAAAGATCAAATAAGCCATTTGCAGGTACTCCTCAAGGAGGTTCAAAGCAAGCCGAGTTGTTCCACCAGGACTCGCACAAAG GTTCAAATGCAAGGGGTAGCTGTTGGTCGTGCAGTGGATTTAACCAAACTGAAAGGATACGATGAGCTTACAAAGGAGCTTGAGGAGATGTTTGAAATCCAAGGCGAACTTCACTCACGAAACAAGTGGGATATCGTGTTTACAGATGATGAAGGTGATATGATGCTAATGGCTGATTATCCATGGCA AGACTTTTGCAATGTGGTGAGGAGGATTTTCATTTGTTCAACTCAAGATATGAAGAAGTTAACCCTGTCGCGTGCAGACAGTTAA
- the LOC107864089 gene encoding auxin response factor 9 isoform X1, with the protein MANKNNGCCKTQQQRKVSPQVSGRDELYNELWKLCAGQLVDVPKDGERVFYFPQGHMEQLETSMNQEMNLRVPSSFSLKPNILCRVIHIHFLAEEDTDELYAQITLMPVAPDEAPEPNRPEPPPPVPARPKVHSFCKVLTASDTSTHGGFSVLRKHANECLPPLDMNQQIPTQELIAKDLHNVEWHFKHIFRGQPRRHLLTTGWSTFVSAKRLVAGDSFVFLRGENGELRVGVKRLGRQQSSMPSSVMSRQSMHLGVLATASHAVTTHTMFVVYYKPRTTQFLVGVNKYLEAVKRGYSVGTRFKMQFESEENPERRYMGTIVGVDDLSSEWKHSKWRSLKVQWDEPASILRPDRVSPWEIEPYVSPFPDPLIHSIAGKNKRHRLHTDIKISEPSSSIVSAIWNPSIDSPQFNTSGINNSTSTLASHAEGGWPLAHLNALSSMLVDEAEDSKSASALSGFPSVLTPQYGLGTNQPIVGSADERKCDNVTTCRLFGIDLKSSSIGTNEAPLQQPATISCGSAEKAPPNTVPAGDSDQNSDLSIDLKDQISHLQVLLKEVQSKPSCSTRTRTKVQMQGVAVGRAVDLTKLKGYDELTKELEEMFEIQGELHSRNKWDIVFTDDEGDMMLMADYPWQDFCNVVRRIFICSTQDMKKLTLSRADS; encoded by the exons ATGGCGAATAAGAATAATGGGTGTTGTAAGACTCAGCAGCAGAGAAAAGTTTCACCTCAAG TTTCAGGTAGAGATGAGCTGTACAATGAGTTATGGAAGTTGTGTGCAGGTCAATTAGTTGATGTTCCAAAAGATGGTGAAAGAGTTTTCTACTTCCCCCAAGGTCACATggaacaa CTGGAAACATCAATGAATCAAGAAATGAACTTGAGAGTTCCATCATCATTCAGTCTCAAACCGAATATCCTTTGTCGTGTTATTCACATTCATTTCCTG GCTGAGGAAGATACTGATGAGTTATATGCACAGATCACTTTGATGCCAGTGGCACCAGAT GAGGCACCTGAGCCGAATCGTCCTGAACCACCCCCTCCAGTGCCTGCAAGGCCTAAAGTTCATTCCTTCTGTAAGGTTTTGACTGCCTCCGATACGAGCACTCATGGTGGATTTTCTGTTTTAAGGAAGCATGCTAATGAATGCCTTCCTCCCCTG GACATGAACCAGCAGATTCCGACTCAGGAATTGATCGCGAAAGACCTTCATAATGTTGAGTGGCACTTCAAACATATATTTAGAG GTCAACCTCGTAGGCATTTGCTTACCACAGGATGGAGTACCTTTGTTTCTGCAAAGAGATTAGTGGCTGGGGATTCTTTTGTATTCTTGAG GGGTGAGAATGGAGAACTACGAGTTGGGGTCAAACGTCTTGGTCGCCAGCAAAGCTCAATGCCGTCATCAGTGATGTCAAGACAGAGTATGCATCTGGGGGTCTTAGCTACAGCATCTCATGCTGTTACAACCCACACGATGTTTGTTGTTTACTACAAACCGAG AACCACTCAGTTCCTCGTTGGCGTCAACAAATACTTAGAGGCTGTTAAACGTGGATATTCAGTTGGCACGCGATTTAAAATGCAGTTTGAATCGGAAGAGAATCCTGAGAGAAG aTATATGGGCACTATAGTTGGGGTTGATGATCTTTCCTCTGAATGGAAACATTCTAAGTGGCGATCCTTGAAG GTTCAATGGGACGAGCCTGCGTCCATTTTAAGGCCTGACAGAGTTTCTCCTTGGGAAATCGAACCTTATGTGTCTCCATTCCCAGATCCCCTTATCCACTCAATCGCAGGGAAGAACAAAAGGCATCGGCTACATACTGATATCAAAATATCAG AACCTTCATCCTCAATTGTATCAGCGATTTGGAATCCTTCCATTGATTCGCCTCAGTTTAACACCTCTGGCATCAACAACAGTACTAGCACATTAGCGTCTCATGCAGAGGGTGGTTGGCCGCTTGCTCATTTAAATGCTCTGTCGAGTATGCTTGTGGATGAGGCAGAAGATAGTAAAAGTGCCTCGGCTTTGTCTGGTTTTCCATCCGTTTTGACCCCGCAATATGGGCTAGGGACTAATCAGCCGATTGTTGGTTCTGCTGATGAGAGGAAATGTGATAATGTAACAACCTGTAGACTATTTGGTATCGACTTGAAAAGTTCCTCAATCGGTACTAATGAGGCCCCACTGCAACAGCCAGCCACTATTTCTTGTGGCTCTGCAGAGAAAGCACCTCCAAACACGGTGCCTGCTGGTGACTCAGATCAAAACTCCGACCTTTCAATTGACCTTAAAGATCAAATAAGCCATTTGCAGGTACTCCTCAAGGAGGTTCAAAGCAAGCCGAGTTGTTCCACCAGGACTCGCACAAAG GTTCAAATGCAAGGGGTAGCTGTTGGTCGTGCAGTGGATTTAACCAAACTGAAAGGATACGATGAGCTTACAAAGGAGCTTGAGGAGATGTTTGAAATCCAAGGCGAACTTCACTCACGAAACAAGTGGGATATCGTGTTTACAGATGATGAAGGTGATATGATGCTAATGGCTGATTATCCATGGCA AGACTTTTGCAATGTGGTGAGGAGGATTTTCATTTGTTCAACTCAAGATATGAAGAAGTTAACCCTGTCGCGTGCAGACAGTTAA
- the LOC107864089 gene encoding auxin response factor 9 isoform X2 — MANKNNGCCKTQQQRKVSPQGRDELYNELWKLCAGQLVDVPKDGERVFYFPQGHMEQLETSMNQEMNLRVPSSFSLKPNILCRVIHIHFLAEEDTDELYAQITLMPVAPDEAPEPNRPEPPPPVPARPKVHSFCKVLTASDTSTHGGFSVLRKHANECLPPLDMNQQIPTQELIAKDLHNVEWHFKHIFRGQPRRHLLTTGWSTFVSAKRLVAGDSFVFLRGENGELRVGVKRLGRQQSSMPSSVMSRQSMHLGVLATASHAVTTHTMFVVYYKPRTTQFLVGVNKYLEAVKRGYSVGTRFKMQFESEENPERRYMGTIVGVDDLSSEWKHSKWRSLKVQWDEPASILRPDRVSPWEIEPYVSPFPDPLIHSIAGKNKRHRLHTDIKISEPSSSIVSAIWNPSIDSPQFNTSGINNSTSTLASHAEGGWPLAHLNALSSMLVDEAEDSKSASALSGFPSVLTPQYGLGTNQPIVGSADERKCDNVTTCRLFGIDLKSSSIGTNEAPLQQPATISCGSAEKAPPNTVPAGDSDQNSDLSIDLKDQISHLQVLLKEVQSKPSCSTRTRTKVQMQGVAVGRAVDLTKLKGYDELTKELEEMFEIQGELHSRNKWDIVFTDDEGDMMLMADYPWQDFCNVVRRIFICSTQDMKKLTLSRADS, encoded by the exons ATGGCGAATAAGAATAATGGGTGTTGTAAGACTCAGCAGCAGAGAAAAGTTTCACCTCAAG GTAGAGATGAGCTGTACAATGAGTTATGGAAGTTGTGTGCAGGTCAATTAGTTGATGTTCCAAAAGATGGTGAAAGAGTTTTCTACTTCCCCCAAGGTCACATggaacaa CTGGAAACATCAATGAATCAAGAAATGAACTTGAGAGTTCCATCATCATTCAGTCTCAAACCGAATATCCTTTGTCGTGTTATTCACATTCATTTCCTG GCTGAGGAAGATACTGATGAGTTATATGCACAGATCACTTTGATGCCAGTGGCACCAGAT GAGGCACCTGAGCCGAATCGTCCTGAACCACCCCCTCCAGTGCCTGCAAGGCCTAAAGTTCATTCCTTCTGTAAGGTTTTGACTGCCTCCGATACGAGCACTCATGGTGGATTTTCTGTTTTAAGGAAGCATGCTAATGAATGCCTTCCTCCCCTG GACATGAACCAGCAGATTCCGACTCAGGAATTGATCGCGAAAGACCTTCATAATGTTGAGTGGCACTTCAAACATATATTTAGAG GTCAACCTCGTAGGCATTTGCTTACCACAGGATGGAGTACCTTTGTTTCTGCAAAGAGATTAGTGGCTGGGGATTCTTTTGTATTCTTGAG GGGTGAGAATGGAGAACTACGAGTTGGGGTCAAACGTCTTGGTCGCCAGCAAAGCTCAATGCCGTCATCAGTGATGTCAAGACAGAGTATGCATCTGGGGGTCTTAGCTACAGCATCTCATGCTGTTACAACCCACACGATGTTTGTTGTTTACTACAAACCGAG AACCACTCAGTTCCTCGTTGGCGTCAACAAATACTTAGAGGCTGTTAAACGTGGATATTCAGTTGGCACGCGATTTAAAATGCAGTTTGAATCGGAAGAGAATCCTGAGAGAAG aTATATGGGCACTATAGTTGGGGTTGATGATCTTTCCTCTGAATGGAAACATTCTAAGTGGCGATCCTTGAAG GTTCAATGGGACGAGCCTGCGTCCATTTTAAGGCCTGACAGAGTTTCTCCTTGGGAAATCGAACCTTATGTGTCTCCATTCCCAGATCCCCTTATCCACTCAATCGCAGGGAAGAACAAAAGGCATCGGCTACATACTGATATCAAAATATCAG AACCTTCATCCTCAATTGTATCAGCGATTTGGAATCCTTCCATTGATTCGCCTCAGTTTAACACCTCTGGCATCAACAACAGTACTAGCACATTAGCGTCTCATGCAGAGGGTGGTTGGCCGCTTGCTCATTTAAATGCTCTGTCGAGTATGCTTGTGGATGAGGCAGAAGATAGTAAAAGTGCCTCGGCTTTGTCTGGTTTTCCATCCGTTTTGACCCCGCAATATGGGCTAGGGACTAATCAGCCGATTGTTGGTTCTGCTGATGAGAGGAAATGTGATAATGTAACAACCTGTAGACTATTTGGTATCGACTTGAAAAGTTCCTCAATCGGTACTAATGAGGCCCCACTGCAACAGCCAGCCACTATTTCTTGTGGCTCTGCAGAGAAAGCACCTCCAAACACGGTGCCTGCTGGTGACTCAGATCAAAACTCCGACCTTTCAATTGACCTTAAAGATCAAATAAGCCATTTGCAGGTACTCCTCAAGGAGGTTCAAAGCAAGCCGAGTTGTTCCACCAGGACTCGCACAAAG GTTCAAATGCAAGGGGTAGCTGTTGGTCGTGCAGTGGATTTAACCAAACTGAAAGGATACGATGAGCTTACAAAGGAGCTTGAGGAGATGTTTGAAATCCAAGGCGAACTTCACTCACGAAACAAGTGGGATATCGTGTTTACAGATGATGAAGGTGATATGATGCTAATGGCTGATTATCCATGGCA AGACTTTTGCAATGTGGTGAGGAGGATTTTCATTTGTTCAACTCAAGATATGAAGAAGTTAACCCTGTCGCGTGCAGACAGTTAA